From Gaiellales bacterium, one genomic window encodes:
- a CDS encoding iron-sulfur cluster assembly protein produces the protein MSVTEEQVFDALRVVEDPELGMDVVDLGLVYDVRVEEGSKVTVTYSLTSMGCPAGAMIQEQMRDVVASLEGVGEVVTDLTWTPPWSPEMMSDDAKFVLGF, from the coding sequence ATGAGCGTTACCGAAGAGCAGGTGTTCGACGCGCTGCGCGTGGTCGAGGATCCGGAGTTGGGCATGGACGTCGTCGACCTCGGGCTCGTCTACGACGTGCGCGTCGAGGAGGGCAGCAAGGTCACGGTCACGTACTCGCTGACGTCGATGGGCTGCCCGGCGGGGGCGATGATCCAGGAGCAGATGCGCGACGTCGTCGCGTCGCTCGAGGGCGTGGGAGAGGTCGTCACCGACCTCACGTGGACGCCACCGTGGTCGCCCGAGATGATGTCGGACGACGCGAAGTTCGTGCTCGGCTTCTAG
- a CDS encoding DUF6518 family protein encodes MTGRTGWVVALAGAVAFGAVDQYFGSLRFLVEFGRWPSTAAQVSATWLIVPFLAGWTQRSARSALAIGLVSTQAALVAYCLMTVSPFEGVAIASAPTAAAAMAQSNLVYVVAGLVTGPVYGWLGLRWRETRWVVSAALVIGALCFEPLARASVGRTYDPVTVWQIEVLVGLAVAVAFGGMVLARRRQPA; translated from the coding sequence GTGACGGGTCGCACGGGGTGGGTCGTGGCGCTCGCCGGGGCGGTCGCCTTCGGCGCGGTCGATCAGTATTTCGGCAGCCTGCGGTTCCTCGTGGAGTTCGGCCGGTGGCCGTCGACTGCGGCCCAGGTGTCTGCGACCTGGCTGATCGTCCCGTTCCTGGCCGGCTGGACACAGCGAAGCGCTCGGTCGGCGCTCGCGATCGGGCTCGTCTCGACGCAGGCGGCGCTGGTCGCCTACTGCCTGATGACGGTCAGCCCGTTCGAGGGCGTCGCGATCGCCTCGGCGCCCACGGCGGCCGCGGCGATGGCACAGTCGAACCTCGTCTACGTCGTCGCCGGCCTGGTCACCGGCCCGGTCTATGGTTGGCTCGGCCTCCGGTGGCGCGAGACCCGCTGGGTGGTCAGCGCGGCGCTCGTGATCGGCGCTCTCTGCTTCGAGCCGCTTGCGCGGGCATCGGTCGGACGGACGTACGACCCGGTGACCGTCTGGCAGATCGAGGTGCTTGTCGGGCTGGCGGTCGCAGTCGCCTTCGGCGGGATGGTGCTCGCCCGCCGGCGCCAGCCGGCCTGA
- a CDS encoding metallophosphoesterase family protein — protein sequence MADDRPFTIAHLSDLHCGSPYFVANLLERAIGEINDMQPDVVVCSGDLTTFGYKQEYAQARTYLDRLDCPDVITIPGNHDSRNVGYVHFEEMIGPRSTVLRKGGITFVAIDSSEPDLDHGVIGRSRYDWIEEQFRPEAEFRVFVLHHHLLPIPGTGRERNVVHDAGDTLEVLQRSRVNLVLSGHKHVPYAWRLEDLFVVNAGTVSSMRVRGHTRPCYNVVEIGADAVDIYRRYPYHGRETIIRFSTSTLAYEKHLPLRGSG from the coding sequence ATGGCCGACGACCGTCCGTTCACCATCGCGCATCTCTCAGACCTCCACTGTGGCTCGCCCTATTTCGTGGCCAACCTGTTGGAGCGCGCGATCGGCGAGATCAACGACATGCAGCCCGACGTCGTTGTCTGTTCCGGCGACCTGACCACCTTCGGATACAAGCAGGAGTACGCACAGGCCCGGACCTACCTCGACCGACTGGACTGCCCCGACGTCATCACGATTCCCGGGAACCACGACTCGAGAAACGTGGGATACGTCCACTTCGAGGAGATGATCGGCCCCCGCTCGACGGTGCTGCGCAAGGGCGGGATCACGTTCGTGGCGATCGACTCGTCGGAGCCGGATCTCGACCACGGCGTGATCGGCCGCAGCCGCTACGACTGGATCGAGGAGCAGTTCCGGCCCGAGGCGGAGTTCCGCGTGTTCGTCCTGCACCACCACCTGCTCCCGATCCCGGGCACCGGCCGCGAGCGCAACGTGGTGCACGACGCCGGCGACACGCTCGAGGTGCTGCAGCGCTCCCGCGTGAACCTCGTCCTCTCCGGACACAAGCACGTCCCCTACGCCTGGCGCCTGGAGGACCTGTTCGTGGTCAACGCCGGGACGGTCTCCTCGATGCGCGTTCGCGGGCACACCCGGCCGTGCTACAACGTCGTCGAGATCGGCGCCGATGCGGTCGACATCTACCGGCGCTACCCCTACCACGGCCGCGAGACCATCATCCGCTTCTCGACCTCGACGCTCGCCTACGAGAAGCACCTGCCGCTGAGGGGCAGCGGGTAG
- a CDS encoding enoyl-CoA hydratase-related protein, with amino-acid sequence MTAEPQLFELHDLARERGIEGYRRLSKAELLGAIGELPPPAPTTVETSVKDGLAVLTLRGPGGDNALALETIEQLADEAERLSGDQAVRVIAITGAGNRVFCAGADLPRVRGLPGTEVTERGSRACDRIAAVPVPTLAVLNGHAVGGGIDLALACDWRIAAQGAKLRFIHNELGYCPPWGGAQRLARLLGPGAALRLFATCELLSADEARTLGLVDAVVPHEKLHGRAEALAGRVARAGRAAVAATKPLLGAAEATGHEQAFAALWDATASDDGATMQA; translated from the coding sequence GTGACGGCGGAGCCGCAGCTCTTCGAGCTGCACGACCTGGCTCGGGAGCGCGGCATCGAGGGATACCGGCGGCTGTCGAAGGCCGAGCTGCTGGGGGCGATCGGCGAGCTGCCGCCGCCGGCGCCGACGACCGTCGAGACGTCGGTGAAGGACGGCCTCGCCGTGCTCACGCTCCGTGGGCCGGGCGGCGACAACGCGCTCGCGCTGGAGACGATCGAGCAGCTGGCCGACGAGGCCGAGCGGCTGTCGGGGGATCAGGCCGTCCGGGTGATCGCGATCACGGGGGCCGGCAATCGGGTGTTCTGCGCGGGGGCCGATCTGCCCCGCGTACGCGGGCTGCCGGGCACCGAGGTCACGGAGCGGGGAAGCAGGGCGTGCGACCGGATCGCCGCCGTGCCCGTGCCGACGCTCGCGGTGCTGAACGGTCACGCGGTCGGCGGTGGCATCGACTTGGCGCTCGCGTGCGACTGGCGGATCGCCGCCCAGGGGGCGAAGCTGCGGTTCATCCACAACGAGCTCGGCTACTGCCCGCCATGGGGCGGCGCGCAGCGGCTGGCACGGCTGCTGGGACCGGGGGCCGCGCTGCGGCTGTTCGCGACGTGCGAGCTGTTGTCGGCGGATGAGGCGCGGACGCTCGGCCTCGTCGACGCGGTGGTGCCGCACGAGAAGCTGCACGGACGGGCGGAGGCGCTCGCCGGGCGGGTGGCACGTGCCGGCCGGGCGGCGGTCGCGGCCACCAAGCCGCTGCTCGGAGCGGCAGAGGCGACGGGGCACGAGCAGGCGTTCGCAGCGCTGTGGGATGCGACCGCCTCCGACGACGGGGCTACGATGCAGGCATGA
- the hpt gene encoding hypoxanthine phosphoribosyltransferase, translating into MSVAAERLTLPEPGEVAFRSDLIASRVDELARQISGDYRNRDLVLLTVLKGSFMFLADLSRRLTIPHRHEFLAISAYRGSDTSSSGRIRLLKDIDRPVRGEDVLILEDIVDTGLTLNYLFKTLRFRGAASVEVCTLLDRPYRRLIDVEPRYIGFTAPDAFVVGYGFDHRQRFRHLPDIHLLAR; encoded by the coding sequence GTGAGCGTCGCGGCGGAGCGCCTGACCCTCCCCGAGCCGGGCGAGGTCGCCTTCCGCAGCGACCTGATCGCCTCGCGCGTGGACGAGCTGGCACGGCAGATCAGCGGCGACTACCGCAACCGCGACCTCGTCCTGCTGACGGTGCTCAAGGGATCGTTCATGTTCCTGGCCGACCTGTCCCGGAGGCTGACGATTCCGCACCGCCACGAGTTCCTCGCGATATCCGCCTACAGGGGATCGGACACCTCCTCCAGCGGCCGGATCCGGCTGCTGAAGGACATCGACCGGCCCGTTCGCGGAGAGGACGTGCTGATCCTCGAGGACATCGTGGACACCGGGCTCACGCTCAACTACCTGTTCAAGACGCTGCGGTTCCGCGGTGCCGCCTCGGTCGAGGTGTGCACCCTGCTCGACCGGCCCTACCGGCGGCTGATCGACGTCGAGCCGCGGTACATCGGCTTCACGGCGCCCGATGCGTTCGTCGTCGGCTACGGGTTCGACCACCGCCAGCGGTTCCGGCACCTCCCGGACATCCACCTGCTCGCGCGCTGA
- the glpX gene encoding class II fructose-bisphosphatase, with product MATEASATDETRLAERPEERCPCTDLVLVSERSALAAGRYLGRGDPRGADEAASEAMVQALAALPVSGTVVIGRSEDGHMLSPGSALGGGGLELELACDPVEGAGVVARGGVGALSILAACEPGGITRVPRMYMKKMAVGPVAKGHVDLHRSVTENLHAIAEAFGRRIGDITAVVLDRPRHEDLIAEIREAGARIKVIADGDITATIDAAIRGTNDHLAVGIGGAFEGIISAAALHCLGGEIQGQLWPMSRTEIRQAAEHGIDDINQIFGIDDLVRGHQMVVGTGISNGDLLRGVRYFAEGARTQSIVLCSRCNRVRFIDSIHLFSRDRHEEIRL from the coding sequence GTGGCGACTGAGGCGAGCGCCACGGACGAGACCAGGCTCGCTGAACGGCCGGAGGAGCGGTGCCCCTGCACCGACCTCGTGCTGGTCAGCGAACGCTCGGCGCTCGCGGCCGGCCGGTACCTGGGGCGGGGCGATCCGCGCGGCGCCGACGAGGCCGCTAGCGAGGCGATGGTGCAGGCGCTCGCGGCGCTGCCGGTCAGCGGCACGGTCGTGATCGGTCGCAGCGAGGACGGTCACATGCTGTCCCCCGGATCGGCGCTCGGCGGCGGCGGCCTGGAGCTCGAGCTCGCCTGCGACCCCGTGGAGGGCGCCGGGGTGGTCGCGCGCGGCGGCGTCGGCGCGCTCTCGATCCTCGCCGCCTGCGAGCCCGGCGGCATCACGCGGGTGCCGCGCATGTACATGAAGAAGATGGCGGTCGGCCCCGTGGCCAAGGGGCACGTCGACCTCCACAGAAGCGTGACCGAGAACCTGCACGCGATCGCAGAGGCGTTCGGCCGCCGCATCGGCGACATCACCGCTGTGGTGCTGGACCGGCCGCGCCACGAGGATCTGATCGCCGAGATCCGGGAGGCCGGCGCGCGCATCAAGGTGATCGCCGACGGCGACATCACGGCCACCATCGACGCGGCCATCCGCGGCACGAACGACCACCTGGCGGTGGGAATCGGCGGCGCGTTCGAGGGCATCATCTCGGCCGCCGCGCTGCACTGCCTGGGCGGAGAGATCCAGGGGCAGCTGTGGCCGATGAGCCGCACCGAGATCCGCCAGGCCGCGGAGCACGGCATCGACGACATCAACCAGATCTTCGGCATCGACGACCTCGTTCGCGGCCATCAGATGGTCGTCGGCACGGGGATCTCCAACGGCGACCTGCTCCGCGGCGTCAGGTACTTCGCCGAGGGCGCGCGCACGCAGTCGATCGTCCTGTGCTCGCGGTGCAACCGCGTGCGGTTCATCGACTCGATCCACCTGTTTTCGCGTGACCGCCACGAGGAGATCCGCCTGTGA
- a CDS encoding NAD(P)H-dependent oxidoreductase, whose translation MPALVVLSHPEPSSFAAALGRTAAETLGATLLDLYAEGFDPRLAAGDFTDREDASRLRPMEEQLHAVRTDSFAPDVARHVRLLREADLLVMVQPLWWFSLPAMAKGWIDRVLVNGLAYEYPGYEPWTGPLTHLRALAVFTSSYDQAEFEPGGRAGSVEAVLHPLLWGTFAYCGMQVLDPFIAYAADSVDGEARSGYLDALRARLAGIGGEAPLALGPR comes from the coding sequence GTGCCCGCACTCGTCGTCCTCTCGCACCCGGAGCCCAGCTCGTTCGCCGCAGCGCTCGGGCGCACGGCGGCCGAGACGCTCGGGGCGACCCTGCTCGATCTCTACGCGGAGGGGTTCGACCCCCGGCTGGCCGCCGGCGACTTCACGGACCGGGAGGATGCCTCGCGCCTGCGCCCCATGGAGGAGCAGCTGCATGCCGTTCGCACCGACAGCTTCGCGCCGGACGTGGCACGGCACGTCCGGCTGCTGCGAGAAGCCGATCTGCTCGTGATGGTGCAGCCGCTCTGGTGGTTCTCGCTGCCCGCCATGGCGAAGGGATGGATCGACCGCGTGCTGGTGAACGGGCTCGCCTACGAGTACCCCGGGTACGAGCCGTGGACGGGGCCGCTGACGCATCTGCGTGCGCTGGCGGTGTTCACCTCGTCCTACGACCAGGCGGAGTTCGAGCCCGGCGGACGGGCCGGTTCGGTCGAGGCGGTGCTCCACCCGCTGCTCTGGGGCACGTTCGCGTACTGCGGCATGCAGGTGCTCGACCCCTTCATCGCCTACGCGGCGGACAGCGTCGACGGCGAGGCACGCTCGGGATACCTCGACGCGCTCCGTGCGCGGCTCGCCGGTATCGGCGGTGAGGCGCCGCTGGCGCTGGGGCCTCGCTAG
- a CDS encoding PspA/IM30 family protein gives MGLWQRFTMLFKAKASRALDRAENPAETLDYSYQRQLEMLQKVKRGLADVVTAKKRLQHQTQTLEQSVVKLDSQARQALAGGREDLARTALERKVLVQEQLQGLDQQISGLETQQQQLVEQQQQLSQKVESFRTQKEVIKAQYSAAEAQVRIGEATSGLTSELSDVGAATSRAQDQVEQMRARAAAVEELVSTGALDDLSAPGTSSLDRQIAALSADAQVDSELAKMRAELAPAPAAPELGEGQPAEQPAAQPAPQPEAEQ, from the coding sequence GTGGGGTTGTGGCAGCGGTTCACGATGCTCTTCAAGGCCAAGGCGAGCCGGGCGCTCGACCGTGCCGAGAACCCGGCCGAGACGCTGGATTACAGCTACCAGCGCCAGCTCGAGATGCTGCAGAAGGTGAAGCGCGGGCTGGCCGACGTCGTTACCGCGAAGAAGCGGCTCCAGCACCAGACCCAGACGCTCGAGCAGAGCGTCGTCAAGCTCGACAGCCAGGCACGGCAGGCGCTTGCCGGCGGCCGCGAGGACCTCGCCCGCACGGCGCTCGAGCGCAAGGTGCTCGTGCAGGAGCAGCTGCAGGGCCTCGACCAGCAGATCTCGGGGCTCGAGACCCAGCAGCAGCAGCTGGTCGAGCAGCAGCAGCAGCTGTCGCAGAAGGTGGAGTCGTTCCGGACCCAGAAGGAAGTGATCAAGGCGCAGTACTCGGCGGCCGAGGCGCAGGTGCGCATCGGCGAGGCGACGTCCGGGCTGACATCCGAGCTGTCCGACGTGGGCGCCGCGACCTCGCGCGCCCAGGATCAGGTCGAGCAGATGCGCGCGCGCGCGGCCGCCGTCGAGGAGCTGGTGTCGACCGGCGCGCTGGACGACCTCTCGGCACCGGGCACGTCCTCGCTCGACCGGCAGATCGCGGCGCTGTCCGCGGACGCCCAGGTCGACTCCGAGCTTGCGAAGATGCGGGCCGAGCTGGCGCCCGCCCCGGCCGCGCCCGAGCTGGGCGAGGGGCAGCCCGCGGAGCAGCCGGCCGCACAGCCGGCGCCGCAGCCGGAAGCTGAGCAGTGA
- a CDS encoding cytochrome c-type biogenesis CcmF C-terminal domain-containing protein has product MYTTGAGALAGHRRDRRLARSAANAVLVAFAATAAAAALLLVALVRHDFSIAVIEAHTNRSLPTPYLLTALWASQPGSLLLWLFVLTGASSLVMLQNRRRNRELMPWVTSILGGITTFFAIMAALVSSPFERTAGAVPHDGLGLDPSLQNPYMVAHPPALYLGYVSFAVPFAFAMAALITRRTDARWMASVRRWTLFAWGSLGVGMLLGAHWAYVEIGWGGYWGWDPVENAALMPWLAGTAYLHSVMVQEKKGMLKVWNVVLVSGTFALSILGTFLTRSDVVQSIHNFTQSPVGPSLLGFLAVVLAFSTALLLWRLPLLRSEHRLESVVSREATFLFNNLLLLALAFAILWGVVFPVLSESVRGVRSTVSVPYYNFFLKAFGLPLLALTGIGPLIAWRRATPGSLWRTFRWPVISAVAGGGVLAVFGLGSSWAGLTAFSLCIFVTVTIGLEFARGASARRAIAGGSWPRAVVDLIGRNRRRYGGYIVHLAVVLLVVGVAASGAYGTVREATLRPGQSMHIDAYTLTYAGPTQSAQQNSVEEGARLLVSRNGSRVGVLEPARRVYRPQSQVTNEVDIRTNYLRGEDLYTILEAIRGNQVTIKALVNPMVSLIWLAGLVFLIGAAVTIWPDPREARQLARRYETALAKEA; this is encoded by the coding sequence TTCTCGATCGCCGTCATCGAGGCGCACACCAATCGCTCGCTGCCGACGCCGTATCTGCTGACGGCGCTCTGGGCGAGCCAGCCGGGCTCGCTGCTCCTGTGGCTGTTCGTGCTCACCGGCGCGTCATCGCTCGTGATGCTCCAGAACCGGCGGCGAAACCGGGAGCTGATGCCGTGGGTGACCTCGATCCTCGGCGGCATCACGACCTTCTTCGCGATCATGGCGGCACTTGTGTCGTCGCCGTTCGAGCGCACAGCGGGGGCCGTGCCGCATGACGGGCTCGGGCTCGACCCGTCGCTGCAGAACCCCTACATGGTGGCCCACCCGCCCGCGCTCTATCTCGGCTACGTGTCGTTCGCGGTGCCGTTCGCCTTCGCCATGGCCGCGCTGATCACCCGCCGCACCGACGCGCGCTGGATGGCGTCCGTGCGCCGGTGGACGCTGTTTGCGTGGGGCTCGCTCGGCGTCGGCATGCTGCTCGGCGCCCACTGGGCCTACGTCGAGATCGGATGGGGCGGCTACTGGGGATGGGACCCCGTCGAGAACGCGGCGCTGATGCCATGGCTGGCGGGCACCGCGTACCTGCACTCGGTGATGGTGCAGGAGAAGAAGGGGATGCTGAAGGTCTGGAACGTCGTGCTGGTGAGCGGCACCTTCGCGCTCTCCATCCTCGGCACGTTCCTCACGCGCAGCGACGTCGTCCAGTCGATCCACAACTTCACCCAGTCGCCGGTGGGCCCGTCGCTGCTCGGGTTCCTGGCCGTCGTGCTTGCCTTCTCGACCGCCCTGCTGCTCTGGCGCCTGCCGCTGCTGCGAAGCGAGCACCGGCTCGAGTCGGTGGTGTCTCGGGAGGCGACGTTCCTGTTCAACAACCTGCTGCTGCTTGCGCTGGCGTTCGCCATCCTCTGGGGCGTCGTCTTCCCGGTGCTCTCGGAATCCGTGCGCGGTGTGCGCAGCACCGTCTCGGTCCCCTACTACAACTTCTTCCTGAAGGCGTTCGGGCTGCCGCTGCTCGCGCTCACCGGGATCGGTCCGCTGATCGCCTGGCGCCGCGCCACGCCCGGCAGCCTGTGGCGGACGTTCCGGTGGCCGGTCATCTCGGCGGTCGCGGGCGGTGGCGTGCTCGCCGTCTTCGGCCTGGGCTCGAGCTGGGCCGGCCTGACGGCGTTCTCGCTCTGCATCTTCGTGACCGTGACGATCGGCCTCGAGTTCGCGCGCGGCGCGTCGGCCCGCCGGGCGATCGCCGGCGGCTCCTGGCCGCGGGCGGTGGTCGACCTGATCGGGCGCAACCGCCGGCGCTACGGCGGCTACATCGTCCACCTCGCGGTGGTGCTCCTGGTGGTCGGTGTGGCTGCCTCGGGTGCGTACGGCACCGTCCGCGAGGCGACGCTGCGCCCCGGCCAGTCGATGCACATCGACGCATACACGCTGACCTACGCCGGCCCCACGCAGTCGGCACAGCAGAACTCGGTCGAGGAGGGTGCGCGGCTGCTGGTCAGCCGGAACGGCTCACGCGTCGGCGTGCTGGAGCCGGCGCGGCGCGTCTACAGACCGCAATCGCAGGTCACCAACGAGGTCGACATCCGCACGAACTATCTGCGCGGGGAGGATCTGTACACGATCCTCGAGGCGATCCGGGGCAACCAGGTCACGATCAAGGCGCTCGTCAACCCGATGGTCAGCCTGATCTGGCTGGCCGGGCTGGTGTTCCTGATCGGCGCGGCGGTCACGATCTGGCCCGACCCGCGCGAGGCGCGGCAGCTGGCGCGCCGCTACGAGACCGCGCTGGCCAAAGAGGCGTGA
- a CDS encoding radical SAM protein has translation MRWQRDDPQLELFGPEQRDLPTVEYMAVNARRIINTLPPASRMPFRHTINAYRGCRHACTYCFARPTHEYLGLNTGEDFERRIVVKVNAVERLERELEDPAWAGESIAMGTNTDPYQPAEGHYRLTLGLIQVLARHANPFSILTKSSMILRDIDVLSEAARRTAVGVAMSIGTDDDAIARVTEPGAAPPTRRLQAIARLAEAGLRPTVLMAPILPGISDAEPQVRRLVDACLDAGAERVTPLLLHLRPGVREHYMSWLERARPELVGLHEDAYRAGAYGARDDRDRLAGIVRDQISARAGGCPGGAGTAGGGRTRSRRRTHRAP, from the coding sequence ATGCGCTGGCAGCGCGACGACCCACAGCTGGAGTTGTTCGGCCCCGAGCAGCGTGACCTGCCGACGGTGGAGTACATGGCGGTCAACGCGCGGCGGATCATCAACACGCTCCCGCCCGCGTCGCGGATGCCGTTTCGCCACACCATCAACGCGTATCGCGGCTGCCGCCACGCGTGCACGTACTGCTTCGCGCGTCCGACGCACGAGTACCTGGGGCTGAACACCGGCGAGGACTTCGAGCGGCGCATCGTCGTCAAGGTCAACGCGGTGGAGCGGCTCGAGCGGGAGTTGGAGGATCCCGCATGGGCCGGCGAGTCGATCGCCATGGGGACGAACACGGATCCCTACCAGCCGGCCGAGGGCCACTACCGCCTCACGCTCGGCCTGATCCAGGTGCTCGCCCGGCATGCCAATCCGTTCTCGATCCTGACCAAGTCCTCGATGATCCTGCGCGACATCGACGTGCTGTCCGAGGCGGCGCGCCGCACGGCGGTCGGCGTCGCCATGTCGATCGGCACGGACGACGACGCGATCGCCCGCGTGACCGAGCCCGGCGCCGCGCCGCCGACCCGGAGGCTGCAGGCGATCGCGCGGCTCGCCGAGGCGGGGCTGCGTCCAACGGTGCTGATGGCGCCGATCCTGCCTGGCATCAGCGATGCCGAGCCGCAGGTGCGCCGCCTGGTCGACGCCTGCCTCGACGCCGGTGCCGAGCGGGTGACCCCGCTCCTGCTCCACCTGCGGCCGGGCGTCCGCGAGCACTACATGAGCTGGCTCGAGCGGGCGCGGCCGGAGCTGGTCGGGCTGCACGAGGACGCCTACCGGGCCGGCGCGTACGGTGCCCGGGATGACCGCGACCGGCTGGCGGGGATCGTGCGCGACCAGATCAGCGCGCGAGCAGGTGGATGTCCGGGAGGTGCCGGAACCGCTGGCGGTGGTCGAACCCGTAGCCGACGACGAACGCATCGGGCGCCGTGA
- a CDS encoding carboxypeptidase-like regulatory domain-containing protein: MNRLATTALTALLLGASACGNGAGATGSTPVPVPAPGTVTGTVVGFMSGHRHETKPQSRVAVEAYTRAFPFIGPVVADQPPVVARAVTDVRGRFVLRGLNPGRYFLLFGRATAKWVRIGPGRGATVTVAVCRNCPLPM, encoded by the coding sequence ATGAACCGCCTTGCCACCACCGCACTTACCGCACTCCTGCTTGGGGCGAGCGCGTGCGGCAACGGGGCGGGTGCCACGGGCAGCACGCCGGTGCCCGTGCCGGCACCCGGCACGGTGACGGGCACGGTCGTCGGCTTCATGTCGGGCCACCGGCACGAGACGAAGCCGCAGAGCCGCGTGGCGGTCGAGGCCTATACGAGGGCCTTCCCGTTCATCGGCCCCGTCGTGGCCGACCAGCCGCCCGTGGTCGCCCGGGCGGTCACCGACGTCCGCGGTCGCTTCGTGCTGCGCGGCCTGAACCCCGGCCGCTACTTCCTGCTGTTCGGCCGCGCCACGGCGAAGTGGGTCCGCATCGGGCCGGGGCGGGGCGCGACGGTGACCGTGGCCGTCTGCCGCAACTGTCCGCTGCCGATGTGA